A region of Thiofilum sp. DNA encodes the following proteins:
- a CDS encoding anti-sigma factor gives MNRYQNPEVFERLALEYVVGTLQGKARERFETLMNQHFYLKAVTEAYQHKFASLHELLPAVPPPERVWERLERELKLTSATPLSLWQRLRQWRWSSALPLALAGMVLAFSLALLWQQDHEPKAYLAVMKSEAQTSTLAVARVDSQKLIIELPQHALNLTEGLVATLWCLHKDPSKPPIRMGVLNPNVATEMPITPKMWHELQQVETFAISLEPAQAPMPTIPNQVILSGQLVAL, from the coding sequence GCTTAGCGCTCGAATATGTGGTCGGTACGCTACAAGGTAAAGCGCGGGAGCGGTTTGAAACGCTTATGAATCAACATTTTTACTTAAAAGCGGTGACCGAGGCGTATCAACATAAATTTGCTAGTCTGCATGAGCTATTGCCCGCCGTCCCACCGCCTGAGCGGGTTTGGGAGCGTCTTGAGCGTGAACTTAAGCTCACCTCAGCTACACCACTGAGCTTATGGCAACGTTTGCGCCAATGGCGCTGGTCAAGCGCGTTACCTCTAGCGCTTGCAGGTATGGTATTAGCGTTTAGCTTAGCTCTCTTATGGCAGCAAGATCATGAGCCTAAGGCCTATTTAGCGGTGATGAAGTCTGAGGCTCAAACCAGCACCTTAGCAGTGGCACGAGTTGATTCTCAGAAACTGATTATTGAATTACCGCAACACGCACTGAATCTCACCGAGGGTTTGGTTGCAACTTTGTGGTGCTTACACAAAGATCCCTCTAAACCGCCTATTCGCATGGGTGTATTAAATCCTAATGTTGCGACTGAAATGCCAATCACCCCTAAAATGTGGCACGAATTACAGCAGGTAGAGACTTTTGCCATTAGCCTAGAGCCTGCTCAAGCGCCTATGCCTACTATTCCTAATCAGGTGATTTTGTCAGGGCAGTTGGTAGCACTATGA
- a CDS encoding rhodanese-like domain-containing protein → MSTPTYLSLILALVISISLQPAYAIPPPDVLMSLWQSALQFLGMISVVLAGAVLTVRQFFAHYLIGWKRYAALSVLIISTLGLGAWWISSTTTAVPVQAANTASSSVPAAPLPVANITTTQPSNPSLPKGEKLAIAEILKREPDEYVRNWKIQTLNEMQQEAQLARKAAQLPVLKPTLIESFTPQALQQYLNTTPASFYLLDVREEYERSQFGIKHDAIARYGDLVHDTIPTNLPRNKLIILLCHSGIRGYIAANTLVAKGYTNVAFLQGGMAAWNAAKLPVNGNANYDLQPKSLKILSPKQFKALTDKSFIIQIDTNATLVKGIKNLNQLPFETASNAMLQKLYQQAGNKPIALVCNTYGGCFHGLNLSYLLKQAGKQYIGIYDDSKQWLTRYEQ, encoded by the coding sequence ATGAGCACTCCAACCTATCTAAGCCTCATACTAGCTTTAGTCATCAGCATCAGCTTACAACCGGCGTATGCGATACCGCCGCCCGATGTGTTAATGTCCTTGTGGCAATCTGCCTTGCAATTCTTAGGCATGATTTCAGTAGTGCTAGCGGGAGCGGTACTCACGGTTCGGCAATTTTTCGCTCATTATTTGATTGGCTGGAAGCGCTATGCTGCCCTTAGTGTTCTCATCATCAGCACCTTAGGTCTAGGAGCGTGGTGGATCAGCAGCACTACTACGGCTGTTCCGGTACAAGCAGCTAACACTGCTAGCTCTAGCGTACCCGCCGCACCACTTCCTGTGGCGAATATAACAACCACTCAACCTAGCAATCCTTCCTTACCAAAAGGTGAAAAACTAGCAATTGCTGAGATTTTAAAGCGCGAACCCGATGAATATGTGCGCAATTGGAAAATTCAAACCCTCAATGAAATGCAGCAAGAAGCACAACTCGCGCGTAAAGCAGCGCAATTACCTGTCTTAAAACCTACACTTATTGAATCGTTTACCCCTCAAGCGTTACAACAATATCTTAATACCACACCTGCTAGTTTTTATTTACTCGATGTGAGAGAAGAGTATGAGCGCTCACAATTTGGTATTAAGCATGATGCTATTGCTCGCTACGGTGATTTAGTACATGACACTATTCCCACTAATTTACCACGCAATAAACTAATTATTTTATTATGTCATTCAGGGATTAGGGGCTATATAGCAGCTAATACATTAGTAGCTAAGGGTTATACTAATGTCGCCTTTTTACAAGGGGGTATGGCAGCATGGAATGCTGCTAAACTCCCTGTTAATGGTAATGCTAATTATGACCTACAACCCAAAAGCCTTAAAATACTAAGTCCCAAACAGTTTAAAGCACTCACTGATAAAAGCTTCATTATACAAATCGACACTAATGCAACCCTAGTCAAAGGGATTAAAAACTTAAATCAACTACCGTTTGAAACCGCCTCCAATGCCATGCTACAAAAACTTTACCAGCAAGCCGGTAATAAACCCATTGCTTTAGTTTGTAATACTTATGGCGGCTGCTTTCATGGTCTCAATTTATCCTACCTACTAAAGCAAGCAGGCAAGCAATATATAGGTATTTACGATGACTCAAAGCAATGGTTAACCCGTTATGAGCAATGA
- a CDS encoding PEP-utilizing enzyme, with translation MSNEPNKYYYLHLAQQAGIHTPSSWLINVITSDSAIKNFTQNNASEYYIVRSAVALEDGNTQSLAGHFWSSDKVSANQLAATIEYGLQENSKRLQQQKSVLPPTLMVQPFIEHTIGGVAFCPWSFFSNYVYIEYSDTVQHVVEGNAQAALISLDPNYSHPIEPSDNSWVPFLRHTIQSLKKLFNFPLDIEWVFNHNTQLFTLLQVRPQTHLVGTLRTASQLPTLPQGQWEYGALSESVGRLSPLSFDLLCYLYQEARATLKLIGHKAAQVDFMYRLPDGTILIEYNKEKAFYENTRMGGFWRGFKAPTIKNQIIELIKNYAPSTTFDLTHLSTLFALWLASNSLSQGAGRDEVLDPQRYELLWLNSPPDINTAMNQDWISLSTQVRDLFFNELHKLKLIISAKPEAVFCTLTEFQKNQWNQAQQRQHEQVVAASFDYLPLLQSGASAMQSLSVAKRVTGIVFKIDNPAQFRGEIPKDVILVAPYFDNRWVHSIKDLKGIIVERGSRLAHSTLVAREAQVPYVVADKKITDNLTNKSEAILDTTKNFTQPV, from the coding sequence ATGAGCAATGAACCTAATAAGTACTACTATTTACACTTAGCACAACAGGCGGGCATTCATACCCCCAGCTCATGGCTGATTAATGTTATAACCAGTGACTCAGCTATTAAAAACTTCACTCAAAATAACGCCAGTGAATACTATATAGTTAGGAGTGCCGTTGCTTTAGAGGATGGTAATACTCAATCACTCGCCGGACACTTTTGGAGCTCTGATAAAGTTAGTGCCAATCAATTAGCAGCTACTATTGAATACGGTTTGCAAGAAAATAGTAAACGCTTACAGCAACAAAAAAGTGTGCTACCTCCTACACTCATGGTACAACCCTTTATTGAGCATACTATCGGCGGTGTGGCTTTTTGTCCGTGGAGCTTTTTTAGTAATTATGTTTATATAGAGTATTCTGATACCGTACAGCATGTTGTAGAAGGAAATGCACAAGCTGCATTAATCAGTTTAGACCCTAACTATTCTCACCCTATTGAGCCATCAGATAACTCATGGGTTCCATTTTTACGACACACTATCCAAAGCTTAAAAAAATTATTTAATTTTCCTTTAGATATTGAATGGGTCTTTAATCACAATACTCAGCTCTTTACTTTATTACAAGTGCGTCCACAAACTCATTTAGTAGGTACACTACGCACCGCTTCACAATTACCTACTCTCCCTCAAGGTCAGTGGGAATACGGAGCCTTATCCGAAAGTGTGGGGCGCTTATCTCCTCTATCGTTTGATTTGCTCTGTTATTTATATCAGGAAGCACGAGCTACTTTAAAGCTTATTGGTCATAAAGCGGCGCAAGTCGATTTTATGTATCGCTTACCCGATGGCACGATATTAATAGAATACAACAAGGAAAAAGCCTTTTATGAAAATACACGCATGGGGGGATTTTGGCGTGGTTTTAAAGCACCTACTATTAAAAACCAAATTATTGAACTAATAAAAAACTATGCGCCTTCAACTACATTTGACCTAACCCATTTAAGTACCTTATTTGCTCTGTGGCTAGCGAGTAATAGTTTAAGCCAAGGTGCTGGTCGTGATGAGGTGCTCGACCCACAACGTTATGAATTATTATGGCTGAACTCTCCTCCTGACATTAACACTGCAATGAATCAGGATTGGATAAGTTTAAGTACTCAAGTACGTGATTTATTTTTTAATGAATTGCATAAACTAAAACTCATTATTAGCGCAAAACCTGAAGCGGTGTTTTGTACTTTAACCGAGTTTCAAAAAAATCAATGGAATCAAGCACAACAACGCCAACATGAGCAAGTAGTCGCAGCGAGCTTTGATTATTTGCCCTTATTGCAATCTGGTGCTAGCGCTATGCAGTCTCTGAGTGTGGCTAAGCGTGTGACGGGAATAGTGTTTAAAATTGATAACCCTGCGCAGTTTCGTGGTGAAATACCTAAGGATGTGATTTTAGTAGCGCCCTATTTTGATAACCGCTGGGTACATAGTATTAAGGATTTAAAAGGGATTATTGTGGAGCGCGGTAGTCGATTAGCTCATTCAACCCTAGTGGCACGAGAAGCGCAAGTGCCTTATGTAGTAGCTGATAAAAAAATAACTGATAATTTAACCAATAAGAGTGAAGCTATTTTAGATACCACTAAAAACTTCACTCAACCCGTTTAA
- the yjjJ gene encoding type II toxin-antitoxin system HipA family toxin YjjJ yields the protein MPDASTLKFLLERGPMSKADIVQRLGINEEVLQEWLDTLNSGIVKFGETENPSYALKRLVSGYSNFPIWEVLGAGQLVKMGELIPVFPEGYITLWDDGLLAGQRHYNRGLPWWLQDMRPQGFIGRAFVFLHAEQLNLPKDLKLWKDDDVLIALTQYGGDSSGSLLIGEKSFQVALKYYVSLLLRVDDFIGDKDFIRKVESYCLLARQTIDFEMIGSSAGGEQPKFAFISPAEKHVIVKFTANSNNNITQRWGSLLQAECIATRILRYAGIASAATYFLELNNQWFLEVERFDRVGLYGRKGLVSLAAVDSEFVGQADATWSIQAIELQKQGLISAEDAETMQKLEAFGRMIGNADMHLGNLSFFHEQTTNLRLAPVYDMLPMLFAPRASGHIPNEVPEIRLVTPPAIEHWQAMFPIALQYWQQILELPQPDESFKAIAVKFIERLQELKPKIGL from the coding sequence ATGCCAGATGCTAGTACTCTAAAATTTTTACTTGAACGAGGACCGATGTCTAAAGCGGATATAGTGCAGCGTTTGGGGATTAATGAGGAGGTCTTGCAAGAATGGCTAGATACTTTAAATTCAGGAATAGTAAAATTTGGTGAGACTGAAAATCCTAGTTATGCTCTGAAAAGGTTAGTAAGCGGATATAGCAATTTTCCTATTTGGGAGGTTTTAGGTGCTGGTCAGTTGGTCAAAATGGGGGAGCTTATACCAGTATTTCCAGAAGGTTATATTACACTTTGGGATGATGGTCTATTAGCAGGGCAACGTCATTATAATCGTGGTTTACCTTGGTGGTTACAAGATATGCGCCCACAAGGCTTTATTGGGAGAGCCTTTGTGTTTTTACATGCTGAGCAATTAAATTTACCTAAAGATTTAAAGTTATGGAAAGACGATGATGTTTTAATAGCCTTAACACAATATGGTGGTGATAGTAGTGGTAGTTTATTGATTGGCGAGAAATCTTTTCAAGTAGCTTTAAAGTATTATGTATCGCTTCTTCTTAGAGTAGATGATTTTATTGGTGATAAGGACTTCATTAGAAAAGTGGAAAGTTATTGCTTATTAGCAAGACAAACCATTGATTTTGAGATGATCGGTTCTTCGGCTGGAGGTGAACAGCCTAAATTTGCATTTATAAGCCCTGCCGAAAAACATGTTATTGTTAAGTTTACTGCTAACAGCAATAACAATATAACTCAACGTTGGGGAAGCTTACTACAAGCTGAGTGTATAGCCACTCGAATATTACGTTATGCTGGTATTGCTAGTGCAGCTACCTACTTTTTAGAGCTAAATAATCAGTGGTTTTTAGAAGTAGAGCGTTTTGATCGAGTTGGTCTTTACGGTCGCAAAGGCTTAGTTTCCCTAGCCGCAGTCGATAGTGAATTTGTCGGTCAAGCCGATGCTACTTGGTCAATCCAAGCCATTGAATTACAAAAACAAGGTTTAATCAGTGCCGAAGATGCTGAAACTATGCAAAAGCTCGAAGCTTTCGGGCGTATGATTGGTAATGCCGATATGCATCTAGGCAATTTATCTTTCTTCCACGAACAAACTACTAATCTACGCCTCGCGCCTGTTTACGACATGCTCCCTATGCTATTTGCTCCGCGTGCCTCTGGTCATATTCCTAATGAAGTTCCCGAAATTCGTTTAGTTACACCACCTGCTATAGAGCATTGGCAAGCAATGTTTCCCATAGCCCTACAATACTGGCAGCAAATTTTAGAATTACCTCAACCAGACGAATCATTTAAAGCCATTGCAGTAAAGTTTATTGAGCGTTTGCAGGAGCTAAAACCAAAAATAGGGCTTTAA
- the greA gene encoding transcription elongation factor GreA: MNRPPITAAGAERLKQELHRLKTVERPRIVQAIAEAREHGDLKENAEYHAAREQQGFNEGRIQELESALSMAQVIDTKTVGAANGGKVVFGATVELEEVESGETITYQIVGDIEADIKERRIAVSSPIARALIGKDEGDVAVVQAPSGKREYEILSVSYD, from the coding sequence ATGAATAGACCTCCGATAACTGCTGCGGGTGCAGAACGCCTCAAGCAGGAGTTACACCGTCTGAAAACGGTGGAACGTCCTCGCATTGTGCAGGCGATTGCTGAAGCCCGTGAGCACGGTGATTTAAAAGAAAATGCGGAATACCACGCCGCGCGTGAGCAGCAGGGTTTTAATGAGGGGCGGATTCAGGAGTTGGAATCTGCTTTGTCGATGGCTCAGGTGATTGATACTAAAACGGTCGGTGCTGCTAATGGCGGTAAGGTCGTGTTTGGTGCGACGGTAGAGCTTGAGGAAGTCGAAAGCGGCGAAACTATTACTTATCAAATTGTGGGTGATATTGAAGCCGATATTAAGGAACGCCGTATTGCGGTGTCGTCTCCGATTGCGCGTGCCTTGATTGGTAAGGACGAGGGTGATGTTGCAGTCGTCCAAGCCCCTAGCGGTAAGCGCGAATATGAAATTCTAAGTGTGTCTTACGATTAG
- the carB gene encoding carbamoyl-phosphate synthase large subunit, translating into MPKRTDIKSVLIIGAGPIIIGQACEFDYSGAQACKALREEGYRVILVNSNPATIMTDPETADATYIEPINWETVARIIEKERPDALLPTMGGQTALNCALDLSRHGVLEKYGVEMIGANEAAIQMAEDREDFRIAMDEIGLNSARSFVAHTIEEARAGQAQIGFPTIIRPSFTLGGTGGGIAYNREEFETIVARGLDMSPTTEVLLEESLLGWKEYEMEVVRDRNDNCIIVCSIENFDPMGVHTGDSITVAPAQTLTDKEYQLLRNASLAVLRKIGVDTGGSNVQFAINPKDGRIIVIEMNPRVSRSSALASKATGFPIAKVAAKLAVGYTLDELRNDITGGLTPASFEPSIDYVVTKIPRFTFEKFPQADARLTTQMKSVGEVMAIGRTFQESLQKALRGLETGIDGLNERVDPKRPEAKDILRHELIEPHAERILYVADAFRFGMSVDEVHQLTSIDPWFLVQMHELVQIENGLKDKVLSDIGADEFRMLKRKGFSDRRLAKLLDEKERSVRSARQRFGVRPVYKRVDTCAAEFATNTAYMYSTYEEECESQPTNKQKIMVLGGGPNRIGQGIEFDYCCVHAALAMREDGYETIMVNCNPETVSTDYDTSDRLYFEPLTLEDVMEIVDLEKPIGVIVQYGGQTPLKLARDLEALGAPIIGTSPDSIDLAEDRERFQQLIHRLGLKQPPNRTARSTEDAVRMAQEVGYPLVVRPSYVLGGRAMEIVYHEHELRRYMTTAVEVSNDSPVLLDRFLDDAIEVDVDAICDGENVLIGGIMEHIEQAGIHSGDSACSLPTFSLSDAVLNEMRDQVRRMAKALNVVGLMNTQFAIKGNEVYVLEVNPRASRTVPFVSKAIGRPLAKVAARCMVKQALTQQNATEEVIPSYYSVKEAVFPFIKFPGVDPILGPEMKSTGEVMGVGKTFAEAFGKAQRAAGENYPTSGVAFVSVREADRRHLPEIGAMLKGHGFKIVATRGTARELQSAGIACEIVNKIFEGRPTVVDMIKNEEIDLIINTTEGEQSTRDSFAIRREALQRKITYTTTVAGARALCMAIGHTAEEQVYRLQDLHQGII; encoded by the coding sequence ATGCCGAAACGTACAGACATAAAAAGTGTCCTGATCATTGGTGCAGGGCCGATTATTATCGGTCAGGCGTGTGAATTTGATTATTCTGGTGCTCAGGCTTGTAAAGCATTACGCGAAGAAGGTTATCGGGTTATTTTGGTGAACTCTAATCCAGCCACCATTATGACCGACCCCGAAACTGCCGATGCAACCTATATTGAACCGATTAATTGGGAAACCGTCGCGCGTATTATTGAAAAAGAGCGCCCCGATGCTTTATTGCCCACGATGGGGGGGCAGACGGCGCTCAATTGTGCATTAGACCTGTCACGTCATGGCGTATTAGAAAAATACGGTGTGGAAATGATTGGTGCGAATGAAGCCGCGATTCAAATGGCGGAAGATCGGGAAGATTTCCGTATTGCTATGGATGAGATCGGCTTAAATTCAGCCCGCTCGTTTGTAGCTCATACCATTGAAGAAGCGCGTGCAGGTCAAGCTCAAATTGGCTTCCCGACCATTATTCGTCCGTCCTTTACTTTAGGTGGGACAGGGGGCGGTATTGCTTATAATCGTGAAGAATTTGAAACGATTGTAGCGCGTGGCTTGGATATGTCGCCTACGACCGAAGTACTCTTGGAAGAATCCTTATTGGGTTGGAAAGAGTATGAAATGGAAGTCGTGCGTGATCGTAACGACAATTGCATTATTGTCTGCTCGATTGAAAACTTTGACCCAATGGGTGTGCATACCGGTGACTCAATTACCGTAGCCCCTGCGCAAACCCTGACCGATAAAGAATACCAACTACTGCGTAATGCCTCTTTAGCCGTATTGCGTAAAATTGGGGTGGATACCGGTGGTTCTAATGTGCAATTTGCGATTAATCCTAAAGATGGTCGTATTATTGTCATTGAAATGAACCCGCGTGTATCGCGTTCTTCTGCATTAGCCTCTAAAGCAACGGGTTTCCCGATTGCTAAAGTAGCGGCTAAATTAGCGGTGGGTTACACACTGGATGAGTTGCGTAATGATATTACGGGTGGTTTAACACCTGCCTCCTTCGAGCCTTCAATTGACTATGTAGTCACTAAAATCCCCCGCTTTACCTTTGAAAAATTCCCACAAGCAGATGCGCGTTTAACCACGCAAATGAAATCAGTAGGCGAGGTAATGGCGATTGGACGTACTTTCCAAGAGTCCTTACAAAAAGCGTTGCGTGGTTTAGAGACGGGTATTGATGGTTTAAATGAGCGTGTTGATCCGAAACGCCCTGAAGCTAAGGATATTCTGCGCCACGAACTCATCGAGCCGCATGCAGAGCGTATTTTATACGTGGCAGATGCGTTCCGCTTTGGTATGTCGGTGGATGAAGTTCATCAATTAACCAGTATCGATCCTTGGTTCTTAGTGCAAATGCACGAATTAGTGCAGATTGAAAATGGTTTAAAAGATAAAGTACTAAGCGATATTGGCGCGGATGAATTCCGTATGCTCAAGCGTAAAGGTTTCTCGGATCGGCGTTTAGCTAAATTACTGGATGAAAAAGAGCGCAGTGTACGCAGTGCGCGTCAACGCTTTGGTGTGCGTCCGGTTTATAAGCGTGTGGATACCTGTGCGGCTGAATTTGCGACTAATACCGCCTATATGTATTCCACCTATGAGGAAGAGTGCGAATCTCAGCCTACCAATAAGCAAAAAATTATGGTCTTAGGTGGAGGTCCTAACCGTATCGGTCAAGGGATAGAGTTTGACTATTGCTGTGTGCATGCTGCGCTTGCGATGCGTGAGGATGGTTATGAAACTATTATGGTCAACTGTAACCCTGAAACCGTATCCACGGACTACGATACGTCTGACCGTCTTTATTTCGAGCCATTAACGCTTGAAGACGTGATGGAAATCGTTGATCTGGAAAAACCTATCGGCGTGATCGTGCAATACGGTGGTCAGACACCCTTGAAACTAGCGCGTGATCTGGAGGCATTAGGTGCACCGATTATTGGTACTTCACCGGACTCTATTGATTTAGCGGAAGATCGTGAACGTTTCCAACAACTGATTCATCGCTTAGGTCTAAAACAGCCGCCGAATCGCACTGCACGGAGTACCGAGGATGCGGTACGTATGGCGCAGGAAGTCGGCTATCCGTTAGTAGTACGTCCCTCGTATGTACTCGGTGGGCGGGCAATGGAAATCGTGTATCACGAACACGAATTACGGCGCTATATGACCACTGCGGTTGAAGTCTCCAATGATTCGCCCGTACTTTTGGATCGTTTCCTTGATGATGCGATTGAAGTCGATGTGGATGCGATTTGCGACGGCGAGAATGTGCTGATCGGCGGCATTATGGAGCATATTGAGCAGGCGGGGATTCACTCAGGGGATTCTGCGTGTTCATTGCCGACTTTCTCGCTTAGTGATGCGGTGCTGAATGAAATGCGCGACCAAGTGCGTCGCATGGCTAAAGCATTGAATGTCGTGGGCTTGATGAATACCCAATTTGCGATTAAAGGCAATGAGGTGTATGTGCTCGAAGTCAATCCGCGTGCCTCGCGTACTGTACCGTTTGTATCGAAAGCAATTGGACGTCCATTGGCAAAAGTAGCCGCACGTTGTATGGTCAAACAAGCGCTGACCCAACAAAACGCTACTGAAGAAGTGATTCCTAGTTATTACTCAGTCAAAGAAGCGGTATTCCCCTTTATTAAATTCCCCGGCGTTGATCCGATTTTAGGCCCTGAAATGAAGTCTACGGGTGAAGTCATGGGGGTAGGTAAAACCTTTGCTGAAGCGTTTGGTAAAGCCCAACGGGCAGCGGGTGAAAATTATCCTACGTCTGGGGTTGCTTTTGTCAGTGTGCGTGAAGCGGATCGTCGCCATTTACCCGAAATCGGTGCTATGTTAAAAGGGCACGGCTTTAAAATTGTGGCCACACGCGGAACCGCTCGTGAGCTACAATCAGCGGGTATTGCTTGCGAAATAGTCAATAAAATCTTTGAAGGTCGTCCCACTGTCGTGGATATGATCAAAAATGAGGAAATTGATTTAATCATCAATACGACAGAAGGTGAGCAATCCACACGCGATTCCTTTGCGATTCGCCGTGAAGCGTTGCAACGTAAGATTACCTATACCACTACGGTAGCGGGAGCGCGTGCTCTTTGTATGGCGATTGGTCATACGGCTGAAGAGCAGGTGTATCGTTTGCAAGACCTTCATCAAGGTATTATTTAA
- the carA gene encoding glutamine-hydrolyzing carbamoyl-phosphate synthase small subunit, with protein MSTHALLVLEDGSIFRGRSIGCNGQTVGEVVFNTALTGYQEIVTDPSYSRQIVTLTYPHIGNVGVNQEDTESTAIHAAGLIVRDVPSIYSNWRGTESLPDYLKRNNIVAIADIDTRRLTRILREKGAQRGCIVAGNELNADLAREVALAFPGLKGMDLAKEVTVAATYTWTEGSWNLDPNEPRKSTAENATFRVVAYDYGIKTNILRMLVDRGCHVTVVPAQTSATEVLALNPDGVFLSNGPGDPEPCDYAISAIREILAQQVPTFGICLGHQLLGLASGAKTIKMKFGHHGANHPVQDLATKRVMISSQNHGFAVDEATLPANVKATHRSLFDGSLQGIERTDCPAFSFQGHPEASPGPHDVADVFDHFIELMNAKRAS; from the coding sequence TTGAGCACGCATGCCCTGCTAGTACTGGAAGATGGTAGTATCTTCCGGGGGCGTTCTATCGGCTGTAACGGTCAAACCGTTGGTGAAGTCGTCTTTAATACCGCCTTAACGGGGTATCAGGAAATTGTGACCGACCCCTCATATTCCCGCCAGATAGTAACCCTCACCTATCCTCATATTGGTAATGTTGGTGTTAATCAAGAAGACACTGAATCAACCGCCATTCACGCCGCTGGCCTCATTGTTCGAGATGTACCTAGCATCTATAGCAATTGGCGCGGAACAGAGTCCTTACCCGACTATTTAAAGCGCAATAATATCGTTGCCATCGCGGATATTGATACACGCCGCCTAACCCGTATTTTGCGTGAAAAAGGCGCTCAACGCGGTTGTATTGTGGCAGGTAACGAGCTGAATGCTGATTTAGCACGCGAGGTCGCTTTAGCGTTTCCGGGCCTAAAAGGGATGGATTTAGCTAAAGAAGTGACAGTCGCAGCAACCTATACTTGGACTGAAGGCAGCTGGAATTTAGATCCCAACGAGCCACGTAAATCAACGGCTGAAAATGCGACATTTCGCGTGGTAGCGTATGATTATGGGATTAAAACCAATATTTTACGCATGCTGGTAGATCGTGGTTGTCATGTGACGGTAGTCCCTGCACAAACCTCAGCTACTGAAGTATTGGCGCTTAATCCCGATGGCGTATTCCTCTCTAATGGTCCGGGTGATCCTGAGCCTTGCGATTATGCGATTAGTGCTATTCGTGAGATTTTAGCGCAGCAAGTACCGACCTTTGGGATTTGCCTAGGTCATCAATTATTAGGTTTAGCTAGTGGTGCGAAAACCATTAAGATGAAATTTGGTCATCATGGCGCGAATCATCCCGTTCAAGACTTAGCGACTAAACGAGTAATGATTTCTAGCCAAAATCACGGTTTTGCGGTGGACGAAGCGACACTTCCCGCTAATGTAAAAGCCACGCACCGTTCTTTATTTGATGGTTCGTTACAAGGTATCGAGCGTACCGACTGCCCTGCATTTAGCTTCCAAGGTCATCCTGAAGCGAGTCCGGGGCCGCATGATGTAGCAGACGTATTTGATCATTTCATTGAATTAATGAACGCCAAGCGTGCGTCTTAA
- a CDS encoding MarR family winged helix-turn-helix transcriptional regulator, whose protein sequence is MGDNTSTAQATTALERFERFLTYRLHLFNKLTDKASSDAYMNELGLPVGAARCLAAIGSFAPLSVKDLAIYANLNKAQASRATQALLERGYVFKEGNQQDARGVVITLTPSGQAIWLQIMQIVERRNKEIFGCLTEKERQQLGTLLDKLIKANHLASEQDP, encoded by the coding sequence ATGGGCGATAACACATCCACTGCTCAAGCCACCACAGCTTTAGAGCGATTTGAGCGATTTTTAACCTACCGTTTGCATTTATTCAATAAGTTGACCGATAAAGCTAGCAGTGATGCCTACATGAATGAGTTAGGCTTACCTGTGGGTGCGGCACGCTGTTTAGCGGCTATTGGTAGTTTTGCACCTTTATCAGTTAAAGATTTAGCGATTTATGCCAACCTTAACAAAGCGCAAGCCAGCCGAGCGACACAAGCCTTATTAGAGCGAGGTTATGTGTTTAAAGAGGGAAATCAACAAGATGCACGAGGGGTAGTCATTACCCTGACGCCAAGTGGTCAAGCGATTTGGCTGCAAATTATGCAGATTGTTGAGCGCCGTAATAAGGAGATTTTTGGTTGCTTGACTGAAAAAGAGCGCCAACAGTTAGGCACTTTATTGGATAAGTTGATTAAAGCTAATCACTTAGCTTCAGAGCAAGACCCTTAG